One Thermicanus aegyptius DSM 12793 DNA segment encodes these proteins:
- the ytfJ gene encoding GerW family sporulation protein, with translation MEEHPIQGLMSTAMENIKNMVDVSTIIGDPVETPGGEVILPISKVGFGFVAGGTEFEWNPDGGKNREGGRGGEDSGKGLPFGGGSGGGISITPIGFLVVGTAGVKLVPLESSTHLFDRLLDLAPQVVDKLQEMVKQFGNKEGNQGTDRADKEEPPI, from the coding sequence ATGGAAGAGCATCCTATTCAGGGCTTGATGAGCACCGCGATGGAGAACATAAAAAACATGGTCGATGTTTCTACGATCATTGGTGACCCTGTGGAAACCCCTGGAGGCGAAGTGATCCTCCCCATATCGAAGGTTGGATTCGGCTTTGTGGCAGGAGGTACGGAATTTGAATGGAACCCTGATGGCGGGAAAAATCGAGAAGGTGGAAGAGGCGGGGAAGATTCGGGAAAAGGTTTGCCTTTCGGGGGCGGAAGCGGTGGGGGGATCTCTATCACACCCATCGGATTTCTCGTCGTAGGGACGGCCGGTGTAAAGTTAGTTCCCCTGGAATCCTCTACGCATCTTTTTGATCGTCTCCTTGATCTCGCCCCCCAAGTTGTGGATAAATTGCAGGAGATGGTGAAGCAATTTGGGAATAAAGAGGGGAATCAAGGAACGGACAGAGCAGATAAAGAAGAGCCCCCCATTTAA
- a CDS encoding PfkB family carbohydrate kinase: MKSVPMSDKRILVIGAAVIDIVVHVDKLPKTGEDIYGRLEQMIVGGCAYNVQQVIQHFGLQHTMFVPIGVGPYSDIIRDELRKRNIPIVVEDDTEDNGWNISFVEKGGERTFLSIPGIETNWKKDWFEKIDVRDYDFIYLSGYELEAAGEVLIEQVIRKKSPDAKVVFDPGPRVSFIKETILNDLLQSGTIVHCNQDELEVLIPNKPLEEAMKTLQKITGEVVVVTLGEKGCYYLEDGNLGVVPAKRVDVVDTIGAGDSHTGAFISGIASGLGVEAACELANEVSATVVQKTGGTFDGFVNL, from the coding sequence ATGAAATCAGTGCCAATGTCAGATAAACGGATTCTCGTAATTGGTGCTGCAGTAATCGATATTGTCGTTCACGTAGATAAATTGCCGAAAACGGGTGAAGATATTTATGGTCGGCTTGAACAGATGATTGTCGGGGGCTGTGCCTATAATGTACAGCAGGTCATTCAACATTTCGGCCTGCAGCATACCATGTTTGTCCCAATTGGAGTAGGCCCATATTCGGATATCATTCGTGATGAATTGAGGAAAAGGAATATCCCTATTGTCGTAGAGGACGATACAGAGGATAATGGCTGGAATATTTCCTTTGTCGAAAAGGGCGGGGAACGAACGTTTTTATCGATTCCAGGAATTGAGACGAATTGGAAAAAGGATTGGTTTGAAAAGATCGATGTAAGAGACTATGATTTTATTTATCTTTCAGGTTATGAACTGGAAGCAGCAGGGGAAGTATTGATCGAGCAAGTGATACGGAAAAAGTCTCCTGATGCAAAAGTGGTTTTTGATCCGGGTCCAAGGGTCTCCTTCATAAAAGAAACTATCTTGAATGATTTGCTCCAATCTGGAACGATCGTTCATTGCAATCAAGATGAGCTCGAGGTATTGATTCCCAATAAGCCTCTGGAAGAAGCTATGAAAACCCTTCAGAAAATCACCGGGGAGGTAGTAGTCGTCACGTTGGGTGAAAAAGGTTGTTATTACCTGGAGGATGGAAATTTGGGTGTTGTTCCAGCCAAGCGTGTGGATGTTGTCGACACCATTGGTGCCGGTGATTCTCATACGGGTGCTTTCATTAGTGGAATCGCAAGTGGACTTGGGGTGGAAGCCGCATGTGAACTGGCCAATGAGGTTTCGGCCACCGTCGTCCAAAAGACCGGCGGCACGTTTGATGGGTTTGTCAATTTATGA
- a CDS encoding aminotransferase class I/II-fold pyridoxal phosphate-dependent enzyme, translated as MDLSRQQETPLFTGLINHRNRNPIQFHIPGHKKGKGMDEEFRQFIGENALSIDLINISPLDDLHAPHGIIMEAQKLAAEAFGADHTFFSVQGTSGAIMAMVLSVVKPGEKIIVPRNVHKSVLSAIIFAGAIPIFIHPVMDQTLGIAHGITTSAVKKALAQHPDAKAILMINPTYFGIAANLREIVQLAHQHGIPVLVDEAHGVHIHFHPDLPDSAMQAGADMSATSVHKLGGSLTQSSILNVKEGIVKGEQVQPILSMLTTTSTSYLLLASLDTARRQLALHGKELLDRTIALAEKTRKAINKIPGLYCMGDEILGEEATFALDPTKLTIHVSELGLSGYQVEKWLREHYSIEVELSDLYNILCIFTPGDREEDAEILVRALHDLSKTFYTEGKRAHIEIHLPKIPVLALSPREAFYAETERVPLHQAAGKIMAEFIMVYPPGIPILMPGEIITEENIRYIDENIESGLPVQGPEDPTLKYVKVIREFTAVK; from the coding sequence ATGGATCTCTCTCGCCAGCAGGAGACCCCGCTCTTTACAGGACTCATCAATCACCGTAATCGAAATCCCATCCAGTTTCATATCCCCGGCCATAAGAAGGGGAAAGGAATGGATGAAGAGTTCCGCCAATTTATCGGTGAAAATGCCCTAAGCATAGATCTCATCAATATCAGCCCCCTTGACGACTTGCATGCACCCCATGGCATCATCATGGAAGCTCAGAAATTGGCGGCAGAGGCTTTTGGCGCCGATCATACCTTCTTCTCCGTTCAAGGGACGAGTGGAGCCATCATGGCCATGGTTTTATCCGTCGTAAAACCGGGGGAAAAGATCATCGTACCCCGAAATGTCCATAAGTCGGTCCTTTCTGCCATCATCTTTGCCGGTGCGATCCCCATTTTCATTCACCCCGTGATGGATCAAACCTTAGGTATCGCCCATGGAATTACCACCTCTGCAGTAAAAAAGGCATTAGCCCAACATCCTGATGCCAAGGCGATTCTCATGATTAATCCCACCTATTTCGGAATCGCGGCCAACCTGAGGGAAATTGTGCAATTGGCCCATCAACATGGGATTCCCGTCCTCGTCGACGAAGCCCATGGCGTCCATATTCACTTTCATCCGGATCTTCCCGACTCCGCGATGCAGGCAGGAGCGGACATGTCCGCCACCAGCGTCCATAAACTGGGGGGATCCCTGACCCAAAGCTCCATCCTTAATGTGAAAGAGGGGATTGTGAAGGGGGAGCAGGTTCAACCGATCTTAAGTATGCTCACCACCACCTCCACCTCGTACCTTCTCCTCGCTTCCTTAGACACAGCCCGAAGACAGCTCGCCCTCCACGGCAAAGAATTGCTGGATCGAACCATCGCCTTGGCGGAGAAAACCCGTAAAGCGATCAATAAGATTCCAGGTCTTTACTGCATGGGGGATGAAATATTGGGTGAAGAGGCCACCTTTGCTCTAGACCCCACAAAGCTGACAATTCACGTGAGCGAATTAGGACTGAGCGGATACCAGGTGGAAAAGTGGCTCAGGGAACATTATTCCATCGAAGTGGAATTGAGCGACCTGTATAATATCCTCTGCATCTTTACCCCGGGAGATCGGGAAGAAGATGCCGAGATCCTCGTTAGAGCTTTGCACGATCTATCCAAGACCTTCTATACCGAAGGAAAAAGGGCGCATATCGAAATTCATCTTCCAAAGATTCCCGTTCTCGCCCTAAGCCCCAGAGAAGCCTTCTACGCAGAGACAGAGAGAGTCCCCCTGCACCAGGCCGCAGGGAAGATTATGGCGGAGTTTATCATGGTTTACCCGCCGGGAATCCCCATCCTCATGCCCGGGGAGATTATCACGGAAGAGAATATCCGCTACATCGATGAGAATATCGAATCGGGACTTCCCGTGCAGGGCCCTGAAGATCCCACCCTGAAATACGTGAAAGTGATCCGGGAGTTTACCGCCGTAAAGTAG
- a CDS encoding DUF1885 family protein: MPQSAYIKILELSKKERLTLEELKGAIEHYIEMTTKTGEQLDWGYEKAAFPYTLEMKGEGEKHWFYLKGKNPNLYRVILVGLGETEDGKDVIQITLPDPSTHGDKGKANELSRYLAKHFKAELTLFNGRIQSFL; the protein is encoded by the coding sequence ATGCCACAGAGCGCTTATATTAAGATCCTTGAACTTTCAAAGAAAGAACGTCTTACCCTGGAGGAATTAAAAGGAGCCATCGAGCATTATATTGAAATGACAACAAAAACGGGGGAACAATTGGATTGGGGCTATGAGAAGGCTGCCTTCCCTTACACGCTGGAAATGAAGGGGGAAGGGGAGAAACATTGGTTTTACCTAAAAGGGAAGAATCCCAATTTATATCGAGTCATTCTGGTCGGGTTAGGAGAGACGGAGGATGGCAAGGATGTGATCCAGATTACGCTTCCCGATCCTTCCACCCACGGAGACAAAGGCAAAGCAAACGAGTTATCCCGCTATCTGGCTAAACATTTTAAAGCAGAGCTTACACTATTTAATGGTCGGATTCAGTCTTTTCTGTGA
- a CDS encoding MarR family winged helix-turn-helix transcriptional regulator: MERNHGLDLQLVLNAFRAISAANKQDLESAATRLGLDSSIQLNILFILYCNGGVRITTIAEWTFWHTSSIVIHVRKLMEKGLVTIEKSEQDGRVVNVFITDEGRELVLQYYQQNLHSFQLAKALKSMENRYSHAVLALFKELLDFIAVEVQGEEKLSWLKRSDNPFLSLEEWSREEDKRTERKGEPQEGVGTAP; this comes from the coding sequence ATGGAGCGAAATCATGGGTTGGATTTGCAATTGGTTTTAAACGCATTTCGGGCGATTTCGGCGGCGAATAAACAAGACCTTGAAAGTGCTGCCACCCGCCTTGGCCTGGATTCTTCTATTCAGCTAAACATTCTCTTCATCCTTTACTGTAATGGGGGGGTTCGCATCACCACCATAGCAGAGTGGACCTTCTGGCATACTTCATCGATTGTGATTCATGTTAGGAAATTGATGGAAAAGGGATTGGTTACCATTGAGAAGAGTGAACAGGATGGTCGGGTCGTCAATGTGTTTATCACCGACGAAGGACGGGAATTGGTCCTCCAATATTATCAACAAAATCTTCATTCCTTCCAATTGGCTAAAGCCCTTAAGTCGATGGAGAACCGGTACAGTCATGCCGTCCTTGCCCTCTTTAAGGAGCTCCTCGATTTCATTGCCGTTGAAGTTCAAGGGGAGGAGAAACTCTCCTGGCTTAAACGGAGTGACAATCCCTTTCTTTCCCTCGAAGAGTGGTCGAGGGAAGAAGATAAAAGGACCGAAAGAAAGGGAGAACCCCAAGAAGGGGTAGGAACGGCACCATGA
- a CDS encoding GapA-binding peptide SR1P: MGIIVCQKCNQVLDYVRDEKVTILYAVSEDHRCDQERENDED; the protein is encoded by the coding sequence ATGGGCATTATAGTATGTCAGAAATGCAACCAAGTGTTAGATTATGTGCGGGATGAAAAAGTAACGATTTTGTATGCGGTTTCAGAAGATCATCGCTGTGATCAAGAACGGGAGAACGACGAGGATTAA
- a CDS encoding purine-cytosine permease family protein, with protein sequence MRKIEEQITVPREERVGKPKDLFFIWFAANIGILGVVYGAMIVGFQLSFIQSTLAALVAAFSFVLVGYISIAGKKNGITTFMLSRAAFGTKGNWIPNFLGWLNLVGWLSVNVVTGTLILLSLANVLQIGSSNTTTVISLVIFTALILLSGLLDQNKLAKLQTFFTFVFGGLTLVILLILLPETNWQQLIDMPNGSWLSGFLPAVSIIMAGTGISWAIAGADYSAYQNPSNKNSAVFMSVVFGAVIPLFVIMFVGILLSTSLPDIATSANPIDVIGAALPSWITVIYFITAVGGLVPQCIISLKSARVNLETLNINVSDRTSLAIHGVIMLLIPIYVLFISRDFLYNFQLFLGLLGIGIAAWAAVFVADYYFNRKNGYALELLDSSGKNKMNKNGVISWAIGTVIGFLFTNTDFFSGPFAVGIFRDNSLGLLLAFIFSWISFAVLRFFLKEEGSKDEISANVR encoded by the coding sequence ATGCGAAAAATTGAAGAGCAAATCACTGTGCCACGGGAAGAACGGGTTGGTAAACCGAAAGATTTATTCTTTATTTGGTTTGCTGCCAATATTGGTATCCTCGGTGTCGTTTACGGGGCAATGATTGTCGGTTTTCAGTTAAGCTTTATCCAGTCGACACTTGCTGCATTGGTGGCTGCATTTTCCTTTGTGTTGGTTGGCTATATCAGTATTGCCGGGAAGAAAAATGGGATTACCACATTTATGCTGTCAAGGGCCGCTTTCGGGACGAAAGGGAATTGGATTCCCAATTTTCTTGGTTGGCTCAACCTCGTCGGCTGGCTTTCGGTTAACGTTGTGACCGGTACATTGATTCTTCTTTCGCTTGCCAATGTGTTGCAAATCGGAAGTAGTAATACAACGACAGTTATCAGCTTAGTCATCTTCACAGCCCTCATCTTATTATCCGGCTTACTCGATCAAAACAAATTGGCTAAATTGCAAACGTTTTTCACATTCGTTTTTGGAGGACTGACCCTGGTCATATTGCTCATTTTACTACCGGAGACCAATTGGCAACAGCTGATCGATATGCCTAATGGCAGCTGGTTGAGCGGTTTCCTTCCGGCAGTTTCGATCATTATGGCTGGAACCGGGATCAGCTGGGCGATAGCTGGTGCCGATTACAGTGCCTATCAGAATCCAAGTAATAAAAATTCTGCCGTTTTTATGAGTGTTGTCTTCGGTGCCGTTATTCCACTATTTGTTATTATGTTTGTCGGTATTTTATTAAGCACGTCATTACCTGATATTGCAACATCCGCCAATCCGATTGATGTCATCGGTGCTGCTCTTCCATCTTGGATTACCGTTATATATTTTATCACCGCAGTTGGTGGACTGGTACCCCAATGCATTATTAGTCTGAAATCGGCACGGGTTAACTTGGAAACATTGAATATTAACGTTTCCGACCGGACTTCTTTAGCGATTCACGGAGTGATCATGTTATTAATACCGATCTATGTACTTTTTATATCACGAGATTTCTTGTATAATTTTCAATTATTCCTTGGACTGCTTGGAATCGGAATCGCTGCCTGGGCTGCCGTCTTCGTTGCCGACTACTATTTTAATCGGAAAAATGGGTATGCACTTGAATTGCTTGATTCTTCCGGAAAAAACAAGATGAATAAAAATGGGGTCATCAGTTGGGCAATCGGGACAGTCATCGGTTTTCTATTTACGAATACCGACTTTTTCAGTGGCCCGTTTGCGGTTGGCATTTTCAGAGATAATAGTTTGGGCTTATTGCTTGCCTTTATTTTCAGCTGGATCAGTTTTGCCGTACTTCGATTCTTCCTCAAAGAGGAGGGAAGTAAAGATGAAATCAGTGCCAATGTCAGATAA
- the fabI gene encoding enoyl-ACP reductase FabI → MSKSLEGKTYVVMGVANKRSIAWGIAQALDREGARLVFTYQGDRVKENVEELVATLEQKGSLLYPCDVTKDEEIEALYRSLSEDIGTLHGIAHCIAFAKKEELEGEFINTSREGFHIAHDVSVYSLIAVARTLKPLMKEGGSIVTLTYLGGERVVQNYNIMGVAKASLDASVRYLANDLGKAGIRVNAISAGPIRTVSAKGVSGFNDILHTIEEKAPLRRNVTQEEIGDVAYFLLSDFSRAVTGEIIHVDSGYHILGY, encoded by the coding sequence ATGAGTAAATCGTTAGAGGGGAAAACATATGTAGTCATGGGAGTGGCCAATAAAAGGAGCATTGCCTGGGGGATTGCCCAAGCGTTGGATCGGGAAGGGGCTCGCCTCGTCTTTACATACCAAGGCGATCGAGTGAAGGAGAACGTAGAAGAGCTGGTCGCCACGTTGGAACAGAAAGGTTCCCTCCTTTATCCATGTGATGTCACGAAAGATGAGGAGATTGAGGCTTTGTATCGATCATTGTCCGAAGATATCGGCACACTTCATGGGATCGCCCATTGTATCGCCTTCGCTAAAAAGGAAGAGCTGGAAGGAGAGTTTATCAACACCTCCAGGGAAGGATTTCATATCGCTCACGATGTGAGCGTCTATTCTCTGATCGCGGTGGCTCGCACGCTAAAACCCCTTATGAAGGAAGGAGGAAGCATTGTTACCCTTACCTATTTGGGGGGTGAGCGCGTGGTTCAGAATTATAATATCATGGGCGTGGCCAAGGCTTCTCTGGATGCTTCCGTTCGATACCTCGCCAATGACTTAGGAAAGGCGGGCATCCGTGTAAATGCCATTTCTGCGGGACCGATTCGCACGGTTTCGGCGAAAGGGGTAAGCGGATTTAACGATATTCTCCATACGATCGAAGAGAAGGCCCCCCTGCGAAGGAATGTGACCCAGGAAGAGATCGGTGATGTGGCTTACTTCCTTTTAAGCGACTTCTCCAGGGCCGTTACAGGGGAAATCATTCATGTCGATAGTGGGTATCACATTCTTGGCTATTAA
- a CDS encoding DUF2953 domain-containing protein: MSLQKNGENDSLNIFVRLLFLIPIRKEIPLLKLGGKGITLRHETDSPFAEGNRKTDRISYQEIQKIRRGMKEWIDRIRDFYCIIQGFLAKIKVKRFSWHTELGTEDAALTAILVGLLWNLKGVTLMGLGHFMILTESPEIRVIPHYAGERFRTYLDLTLRFSLGQAIKTAILLIWNLRKGREKSWKSILFRA; the protein is encoded by the coding sequence ATGTCATTACAAAAGAACGGGGAGAACGATTCTTTAAACATCTTTGTTCGCCTTCTTTTCCTCATCCCAATCCGGAAAGAAATTCCCCTCTTAAAACTCGGGGGAAAGGGGATCACCCTACGGCATGAAACAGATTCCCCCTTTGCGGAAGGAAACCGGAAGACGGACCGTATCTCTTATCAGGAGATCCAAAAAATACGTAGGGGAATGAAGGAATGGATCGATCGAATCCGGGATTTTTATTGTATCATTCAGGGTTTTTTGGCCAAAATAAAAGTGAAGCGCTTTTCATGGCACACCGAGTTGGGAACGGAAGATGCGGCTTTAACGGCCATCTTGGTGGGTCTCCTCTGGAATCTTAAGGGCGTTACCCTCATGGGCTTAGGGCATTTTATGATCCTTACTGAGTCACCGGAGATCCGGGTGATCCCCCATTACGCAGGAGAAAGATTTCGTACCTATCTCGATCTCACCTTACGTTTTTCATTAGGTCAGGCGATCAAAACGGCAATCCTTCTGATCTGGAATTTAAGAAAGGGACGTGAAAAATCATGGAAGAGCATCCTATTCAGGGCTTGA
- a CDS encoding phosphatase PAP2 family protein: protein MNRLFVWILDKDETLFCFFNQRMQKEWLDRWLPRITHLGGTGFTVLLVLLMILPFHGWIRTMGYEALFSLVGSHLLAQGIKSLFSRQRPYMALENARFTLKPMKDYSFPSGHTTAIFSVMVVLALYLPLFSPFFLAIALLVGFSRVYLGFHYPSDVIVGATIGTLSAYLSHLYFV, encoded by the coding sequence ATGAATCGCTTGTTTGTCTGGATTTTAGATAAGGATGAGACCCTTTTTTGCTTCTTCAACCAGCGGATGCAAAAGGAATGGCTGGACCGTTGGCTCCCTCGGATTACCCATCTGGGAGGAACCGGTTTTACCGTCTTGTTGGTTCTTCTTATGATCCTCCCCTTTCATGGCTGGATCCGCACGATGGGCTATGAAGCTCTTTTTTCCTTGGTGGGAAGCCATTTATTGGCCCAGGGGATTAAGTCTCTTTTTTCAAGGCAGCGTCCTTATATGGCATTAGAGAATGCCCGTTTTACTTTAAAGCCGATGAAGGATTATTCCTTCCCCTCGGGCCATACGACAGCCATTTTCTCGGTGATGGTCGTTCTGGCTTTATATCTCCCGCTCTTCTCTCCTTTTTTTCTCGCCATCGCGTTGCTGGTTGGCTTTTCCCGGGTTTATCTCGGGTTTCATTATCCCAGTGATGTGATCGTAGGAGCAACGATAGGAACGTTAAGTGCTTATTTAAGCCATCTCTATTTTGTTTGA
- a CDS encoding GNAT family N-acetyltransferase produces the protein MENMEIRKVVTDADWDAVMGIRYQVFVEEQQVPLSIEVDSWDRHPLTQFLLAVNERGEGIGCLRLRPYDETSNVGKVERVAVVKKMRGKKIGAKLMEEAERLALKTGFMKLKLNAQLHAHSFYEKLGYVSVGEVFEEAGIPHIAMEKEIG, from the coding sequence ATGGAAAATATGGAAATCCGAAAAGTTGTAACCGATGCAGATTGGGATGCCGTCATGGGGATACGATATCAAGTCTTCGTAGAAGAACAACAGGTTCCCCTCTCCATCGAGGTTGATTCATGGGACAGACATCCACTCACCCAATTCCTCCTCGCAGTGAACGAGCGAGGAGAGGGGATCGGATGTTTGCGACTTCGCCCCTATGATGAAACAAGTAATGTGGGGAAAGTGGAGAGGGTGGCCGTAGTAAAAAAAATGCGTGGAAAGAAGATCGGAGCCAAGCTGATGGAGGAGGCGGAAAGGTTAGCCTTAAAGACCGGTTTTATGAAGCTTAAGCTAAATGCCCAGCTTCATGCCCATTCCTTCTATGAAAAGCTGGGCTATGTAAGCGTAGGCGAAGTTTTTGAGGAAGCGGGGATTCCGCACATCGCCATGGAAAAAGAGATCGGTTAA
- a CDS encoding ADP-ribosylglycohydrolase family protein: MSDHAMNNRKDKILGTLYGMAIGDAMGMPSELWSRKKVKAYFGKIDTFLDGPESNEVARNFTKGQYTDDTTQALLILDALIENQFRPDDRIIANKLIAWADKTNAFENDILGPSSKAALLAVKKGEDASDVTARAVTNGAAMRIAPIGCLFTPEDEKDLVDYVWKVSKVTHTSDVAIAGASMIAIAVSAACEGRNWDEIIDYTMNVYDTAILYGAETFSPSLKARLKLGLTYVEEFAHDEEAFTKQIYDVIGTGVATSESVPAALSIAYYAKTVERCALLCANIGGDTDTIGAMATAICGAKQGATNIDPAWIRQIDQSNSVNMGKYADQIVTYQNTLKWR, encoded by the coding sequence ATGAGCGATCACGCGATGAACAATAGGAAAGATAAAATTTTGGGTACACTTTACGGGATGGCCATTGGCGATGCGATGGGGATGCCATCGGAATTATGGAGCAGAAAAAAAGTAAAGGCATATTTCGGTAAGATCGATACTTTTTTGGATGGCCCCGAATCCAATGAAGTGGCTCGAAATTTTACCAAAGGCCAGTACACCGATGATACAACACAAGCGCTATTAATATTGGATGCTTTAATCGAAAATCAATTTCGTCCTGATGACCGAATAATTGCGAATAAATTAATTGCTTGGGCCGATAAAACGAATGCATTTGAAAATGATATATTGGGACCGAGTTCGAAAGCTGCTTTACTCGCGGTAAAAAAAGGTGAAGATGCAAGCGATGTCACTGCTCGAGCGGTAACCAATGGAGCAGCGATGCGAATTGCGCCAATCGGCTGTCTATTCACCCCTGAAGATGAAAAAGATCTCGTAGATTATGTGTGGAAAGTAAGCAAGGTCACACATACGTCTGATGTTGCGATTGCGGGAGCCTCGATGATTGCCATAGCAGTGAGTGCTGCCTGTGAAGGAAGAAATTGGGATGAGATCATCGATTATACAATGAATGTATATGATACGGCCATTTTGTATGGTGCCGAAACATTCAGCCCTTCTTTAAAGGCTCGTTTGAAACTCGGACTTACGTACGTGGAGGAGTTTGCTCATGATGAAGAAGCTTTTACGAAACAGATTTACGATGTGATCGGTACTGGTGTTGCAACGAGTGAATCTGTCCCTGCCGCACTGAGCATTGCCTATTATGCAAAAACAGTGGAGCGCTGTGCGTTACTATGCGCCAATATTGGCGGAGACACCGATACGATTGGTGCGATGGCAACAGCGATATGCGGGGCGAAGCAAGGTGCAACAAATATCGATCCAGCATGGATTCGCCAAATTGATCAAAGCAATTCGGTAAACATGGGGAAATATGCCGATCAAATTGTCACTTATCAAAATACATTAAAATGGAGGTAG
- a CDS encoding DUF3055 domain-containing protein encodes MHAFEGLYDHSELTQIRFVGFHSEHARYDFGILYTNRFFGKPIVIDMLTGKAVLVSPFELSNKEWLKKTFQIHHEDDVERMVHFFEEYIPSLPYEPQY; translated from the coding sequence GTGCACGCATTTGAAGGTTTGTACGATCATTCTGAGCTGACGCAGATCCGGTTTGTCGGTTTTCATTCAGAACACGCCCGATATGACTTCGGCATCCTTTATACCAACCGCTTTTTCGGGAAGCCGATTGTGATCGACATGCTGACGGGAAAGGCAGTCTTGGTCAGTCCCTTTGAACTGAGCAATAAGGAATGGCTCAAAAAGACCTTCCAGATTCACCATGAAGATGATGTGGAGCGGATGGTTCATTTCTTTGAGGAGTATATTCCTTCTCTCCCGTATGAGCCTCAGTATTAA
- a CDS encoding GntR family transcriptional regulator — protein sequence MTLNRENFMPIYLQIADDLKKQILAGKYVEGDLLPSESELTKKYGVTRTTIQRALNILVNDGIIERVHGKGTFVKLRSVRKNIWNFSGFSDYAKQVNETPVTKVITHETFFKQNERYLKLVRLRGFKRKDNVQWITLDTSVLSLKAFPGLDRIDFSTRSLYETLKTEYDTKPDNAQLSVKAILATDELMDYFGLSSPQPLLNVLGEVFDTKGNVMEQVDVVYSQDANFNFVINM from the coding sequence ATGACTCTAAATCGGGAAAATTTTATGCCAATCTATTTACAGATCGCAGATGATTTAAAAAAACAGATCTTAGCGGGGAAATACGTGGAAGGGGATTTGTTACCTTCGGAAAGTGAGTTGACCAAAAAATACGGGGTGACAAGAACGACGATTCAACGAGCGTTGAACATTCTGGTGAACGATGGCATTATTGAACGGGTTCATGGAAAAGGCACGTTTGTCAAATTACGTTCCGTGCGCAAGAATATATGGAATTTCAGCGGTTTTTCCGATTATGCGAAACAGGTAAATGAAACACCTGTTACAAAAGTGATTACACACGAAACTTTTTTTAAACAAAATGAAAGGTATTTGAAACTTGTGCGTTTACGCGGATTTAAAAGGAAGGATAACGTTCAATGGATCACGTTAGATACTTCAGTTTTGTCGTTGAAAGCCTTTCCCGGCCTCGATAGAATTGATTTTTCTACAAGGTCGCTTTACGAAACATTGAAAACGGAATATGATACCAAACCGGACAATGCCCAGCTAAGTGTAAAAGCAATTTTAGCAACGGATGAATTGATGGATTATTTTGGTTTATCATCTCCGCAACCTTTACTGAATGTGCTAGGTGAAGTTTTTGATACTAAAGGCAACGTCATGGAACAGGTTGATGTTGTTTATAGCCAGGATGCCAATTTCAACTTTGTTATTAACATGTAG